The following nucleotide sequence is from Longimicrobium terrae.
TTCCCCTGATGCTCGCGTGCAAGCCCGCCTCTGGAGACGCGCGGCAGGCGGAGCCGACGCAGACGCCCGCGCGAACCGCATCCTCATCGGCCGCCCTGGCGTCACGCCGTACCGCATCCACCGGTTCCGCGTCGCTGGATGCGCTGCACGCCGCCTTTGTGCGCGCGTACAATGCGCGTGACGCGGCGGCGCTGGCGGGGCTGTACACGGACAGCGCCACGCTGGTGGGGTCGTCGGGCGTGGTGGTCCGCGGGCGGGAGTCCATTCGCGACGGCTACGCACGCAGCCTTACCGCGCTGCAGGACTTCGTGATGGAAGCCGAGGCCTCGGCGGAGGACGGCGCGCTGGCGTACGAGCGCGGCGTGTACTCGCAGAACGTCGCCGCGCCCGGCCGGCCCCCGCAGGCCGTGTTCGGCACGTACCTGATGGTGGCGCGCCGCGGGGCGGACGGCGCGTGGCGCATCGAGTCGCACACGGTGAGCCGGGCCCCAGCGCGCGAGCCGGGCAGGGAATAGGGAACAGGGATGAAGGGCGTGATCTCAATGAGGGCGGGCATCATCTCCCCCTGCAGTTCCCCCGCGTGCCCCTCTGTTGAAACCTCCGCGTCCTCCGCGTGAAACGACAGAGCAGGCGAACGCAAAACAGGCCGGGATCCACACGGATCCCGGCCTGCCGCCGTTCATCAACCGAAAGCGGAATTACTCGCCGTACGGCACCCACACGTTCTTGACCTGCGTGGCCTGCCGCAGAAACTCGCGGCCTTCGCCCTGCTCGGCATCCAGCCAGTCGCGGTCGCGGCCGTAGCCCACCCAGGTGCGCTTCATGTTGCCGGCAGACAGGCGCTCCACCATGGCGCTCCCGTCCGCCGAGCCGAAGTACCACATCGCCTCCACGTCGTCGTGCGAGGCAAGGGTCTCGGCCAGTTCGTCGCGCTTGCCGGTGACGATGTTCACCACGCCGCCCGGCAGGTCCGACGTATCCAGCACCTGGTAGAAGTCCGTGGCCACCAGCGGCCACCGCTCCGAAGGCACGACGACGACGCTGTTCCCCGTGGCCACCGCCGGCATCACCGTGCTGATGAAGCCCAGCAGCGGAAACGCATCGGGACAGGCCACGCCCACCACGCCGATGGGCTCGTTCATGGCGATGGTCACGTTGCGCAGCGGCGTCGCGTGCACCAGGCCGTCGTACTTGTCGGCCCAGGCGGCGTACGTGTACAGGCGGCGGATGCTGGCCTCCACCTCGCGCTCGGCGCCGGCCTCGTCGCCGGTCATGGCGGCGATGCGGCGGGCGAACTCGTCGGCGCGGGCGCCCAGGTTCTCGGCCATGTAGTACAGCACCTGCGCGCGGTTGTGCGCCGTGCCCGCGCCCCAGCCGCGGGCCTTGTGCGCCGCCTCCACCGCGTTGCGCACGTCCTTGCGGTTGCCCAGCCCCACGTCGCCCACCAGCCGGTCGCCGGGGCCGTACACGGGCATGCTGTACCCGCTGTCCGGCCGCGCCTGCTTGCCGCCGATGTACAGCTTGGCGGTGCGGTCGATGGGCGGCAGCGAGGGCCCGCCGTTCTTCTGCTTTTCCCCGCGCGGCGGCTTGGTACGCACCGTTTCCCGCCGCGGCGCGGAGCCCTTGCCGGCCACTTCCCAGCGCGGCTTGATGTACTCCCACAGCCCCTCGCGCCCGCCCTCGCGCCCGAACCCGCTCTCCCGGTAGCCGCCGAATCCGGCCGCCGCGTCGAACAGGTTGGTGCTGTTGATCCACACCGTGCCGGCCTTGATCTTGGGCGCGATGTCCAGGGCCAGGTTGATGTTTTCCGTCCACACGCTGCTGGCCAGGCCGTACGGCGTGTTGTTGGCCAGCTCCACCGCCTCCGAGGGCGTGCGGAAGGTCATCAGCACCACCACCGGGCCGAAGATCTCCACCTGCGCCACGGTGGACGACGGCTGCACGTCGGTGAACAGCGTGGGCGGAAAGAAGCAGCCCTCGGTGGGGCAGCTCCACGACGGCTGCCAGAGCGACGCGCCCTCCTGCCGCCCCTGCTCCACCAGTTCGCGGATGCGGTCCAGCTGCACCGGCGCCACGATCGCCCCGATGTCCACCGACTTGTCCAGCGGATTGCCCACGCGCAGCGTTTCCATCCGCTCGCGCAGCCGCGCCGTCAGCTTTTCGGCGATCCCTTCCTGCGCCAGAATGCGCGAGCCGGCGCAGCATACCTGCCCCTGGTTGAACCAGATGGCGTCGACGACTCCCTCGACCACGCTGTCCAGATCGGCGTCGTCAAAGACCAGGAAGGGCGACTTGCCGCCCAGCTCCAGCGACAGCTTCTTGCCCGTGCCCGCCGTGGCCACGCGGATGATGCGGCCCACGTCGGTGCTGCCCGTGAAGGCGATCTTGTCGACGTCGTCGTGCGCGACCAGCGCGGCGCCGGTGCGGCCGTCGCCGGTGATCACGTTCAGCACGCCCGCGGGGAGGCCCGCGTCACGGCAGACCTCGGCGAACAGGAGCGCCGTCAGCGAGGTGAACTCCGCGGGCTTCAGGACAACGGTGTTCCCCATCGCCAGCGCGGGGGCCACCTTCCATGCCAGCATGAGCAGCGGAAAGTTCCAGGGGATGATCTGCCCCACCACTCCCACGCCCGTTGCGCCCGGGAACTCCGTGTCCATCAACTGCGCCCACCCGGCGTGGTGGTAGAAGTGCCGGGCCACCAGCGGGATGTCGATGTCGCGCGACTCGCGGATGGGCTTGCCGTTGTCCACCGTTTCCAGCACGGCGAACAGACGGCTGTGGCGCTGGATGTGGCGCGCGATGGCGTACAGGTAGCGGGCGCGCGCATGGCCGTCCAGCGCCTGCCACGCGGGAAGCGCCTCGCGGGCGGCGCGCACGGCGTCGTCCACGTCTTCCGTGCTCCCATGCGCCAGCCGCGCGAGGGGACGGTTGTCGGCCGGATTGCTGGTGTCGAAGTACTCCCCGCCCCGCGGATCGCGCCACTCGCCGGCGATGAAGTGCCCGAAGGTGCGTCCCCGCTCCTCCAGCCAGGCCACCGCGGGCGAGGCACTTTCGGGTGCGGGGCCGTATTCCATGGTCTCGAAGATCTCGGCGATGCTCATCAGGCTGCTGCGGGAAGGGGGTGCGACGGCGGGGCCGCGTCCCGGACGCGCGGCGGGCCTCAATCTACAGCATCCGCATCCGTTTGGCAGGCCCGCGCGCGCCCGGCGTGCGGATTGCCGTCCCACGGCGCAGTTGCGGCGCGGAACCCGCGCGCCCCGTCCCTTTCGCAGAACGACATCGCGTGACCGATCACGATCCGTATCCACCCCGCCCGCCGCTGCCGCCGGAGCCCGCCGCCGCGCCCGCCCGCCCGGACCGGTGGCAGACCCATCCGCCGCTGGACGGGGATCCAGACCCCGATCCGCGCCCGCTTCCGCCCGCGCCGCCGGCCCCGTTCACCCTGGCGCTTGCCGTCATCATCGGCGCGGTGGCGCTGGTGCAGGTGCTGGTGTTCTTCGGGGTGGGCAACGGCGCGGCCGCATGGGCCGGGTTCGGCCGGGGCGACGCGTACATCACGCCGGCCGCGATGGACCCCGCGCGCGTGCGGTCGGGTGCGTGGTGGCTGCTGCTTACGGCGGAACTGATGCACGGCGGCCCGCTGCACTTCATCCTCAACTTCAGCGCGCTGCGGTCGCTGGGAAAGTCCATCGAGTGGCGTGCGCCGCGCGGATGGGTGCCGCTGGTGTTCCTGGTGTCGGCGCTGGGGGCCTCGGTGGCGAGCTTCGTTCTGCCGCCGGACGCGCAGAGCGTGGGCGCGTCCGGCGGGCTGATGGGGATGTTCGGTTTTCTGCTGGTGATGGCGCACCGCCGCAGGCAGCACATGCCGCCGGGCTTTCTGCGCTCGCTGGTGATCAACATCGCGCTGATCGCGGGGCTGGGGCTGGTCTACTACCAGTACATCGACAACGCGGGGCACCTGGGCGGCATCGTCGCGGGCGCGGCAATCGGCTTCTTCGCCATCCCCGAAGGCGCGAAGCGGTGGGACCCGCGCGGCGGGCCGGGGCTGGAGCGGGCGGGGATCGCGTCGCTCGTCATCCTCGCCATCGCCGCGGTGATCGCCATTCTTGCCATGCTGGGCATCGCCTTTCTGCCCTGAGGAACGGGGTCTCACGCAGAGCAGCAGAGGAGCAGAGAACTGCACCGCTTCTCCTCTGCTGCTCTGCTGCTCTGCGTGATCCCTTCCTCTGGTCTTCTGGAGATTGCACCGGCGCGGCGGATTCATATTCTTACCGGAATCAGGTTCTCCCCACCCTCCCGATCTCCGCTCTCCGTGAACCAGCCGCTGGATCCCACGCCTGATCCGTCCATCGCGGAAGCGCTGCCGTACGGGTACGAGGACCCGCGCGACGGCCGGGTGGCGTGCACGCAGGCCGAGCTGATCCGGCGGTGCGGCTCGCGCCTGCTGCCGCCGCGCGTGTGGACGCCGGGGTCGGATGGGCTGGTGCGCCCGTGGGACGTGCCGATGCTGCGCGACGCCATCGGCGAGCGCATCCGTGGCCGGCACTCGGGGGTGATGGCAGTCGGCCTGCTGGTGGTCTCCGGGATCGCGGTGTTCGCCAGGGACAATCCCGGCGTCGCCGCCTGGCTCCTCGCCGGGGTGGGGCTGGCTGCGTGGTTGGCGTGGAATCCATTTCACACCCGGCTTACCCGGGACGAGGTGCGCCAGGCGAAGCAGGCCACGCGTCCCAGGATTCCGGCCGTGGCCCGCGCCGGACCGCACACCTGGCGCGACCTGGTGCCGCCGCCGTCCGAGACAACCACCGGCGAGTACGGCATGGTGTCGCGCACGAGCGGCGAGCCAGTACCGGTAGCCCGCGAGAAGCTGATCGACCTGGTGAAGCGCGGGGTGGGGCCGTCGCTGGTGTGGACGCCGGAAAGCGAGGGCGTCGTTCCCGTATGGAGGGTGCCGTTTCTGATGGACGCACTGGCCTCGCGCAACCGCCGGCAGGACGCGGTGGTCCCCGGGATGCTGCTGTTTACCGTCCTGTACACGGGGTCGTTCGGCTTGTCCGGGGCGGCTTCGAGAACATTGTCCATCTCCGCAGCCGTGCTGTTCGCGGGCTGGGTGGCGTACCTGGGTTCGGCGCGCGCACGGGCCCGGGGGATGGATGCGGAGCGGATGGAGCGGGACCTGAACGCGTTCGCCGCCGGATGGTTCCGCCAGACCGTTCCCGCGCAATGGACGACGGCGATGGTCGGCACGCTGGCGGCGACCGGACTGCTGCAGGTGCTGGCGCTCACGGCGAGCGTGCATGCGGGGGCGGTGAGCATGCGTTGGCTGGAGATGGGCGAGTGGTGGCGCCTGCTCACCGCGCCGGTCCTGCATGGCGGGGTCGTGCACTGGGCGTTCAACGTGTCCGCGCTGGACTCGCTGGGCCGGATGATGGAACGCCGCGCGCCGCGTGCGTGGCTCCCCATCACCTTTCTGCTGGCGGCGCTGGCGGGCGGGGCGGCCAGCGCGCTGCTGCCCCCGGACGGAGTCTCGGTCGGTTCCTCCGGCGGGCTGATGGGATTGTTCGGGTTTCTGGTCGTGATGGTGCGCCGCCGCCGGGCCGACTTTCCCGAGGGGTTCTCCCGCGCGCTGCTCCTCAACATCGCGCTGATCGGCGTGGTGGGCGGGATTGCGTACGCCTACATCGATAACGCGGCGCACGCGGGCGGGCTGGCGGTGGGCCTGCTGATCGGCCTGCTCGCCGTCCCCAGCGCGGCCCGGACTCCGGAGTGGACGGGCGGTGCGTGGCTGGAGTGGGCGGGACGCCTCGCCCTCGGCGTGATCCTGGCCAGCGCCGCGGCGGCGATCTTCGTCACGATCCGCATTTTTCTCCGCTGACCCTTGGAGCTGCGTGTGATGACGGACGAGATGCGGGCCTGGATCTGCGTCACCTGCGGCACCCAGTTCACGCCGTTGCCATCGCCGCCGGACGCGTGCCCCATCTGCGCGGACGAGCGGCAGTACGTGGGGCACGGCGGGCAGCGGTGGACCACGCTGGAGGATCTCCGCCGGACGCACCGCAACGCGTGGCAGCGGCTGGAGCCGGGGCTGATGGGGATCGGCACGGAGCCCCGGTTCGCCATCGGGCAGCGCGCGCTGCTGGTGCGCACGCCGGCGGGAAACATCCTGTGGGACTGCATCGCCCTCCTGGATGACGCCACCATCGACATCATCCGCGCGCTCGGCGGGCTCCGGGCGATCGCCATCTCCCATCCGCACTACTACACGACCATGGTGGAGTGGGCGCGGGCCTTTGACGCGCCCGTCCTGCTCCACGCCGCCGACCGCGAGTGGGTGATGCGGCCGGACGAGCGGATCGAGTTCTGGGACGGGGAGACGCGCGATCTGGGCGGCGGCGCCACGCTCATCCGCTGCGGGGGCCACTTCGCGGGCGGCACGGTACTGCACTGGGCGGATGGCGCGGACGGCCGCGGCGCGCTGCTGACCGGCGACATCATCCAGGTAGTCCCCGACCGGCGGTGGGTCAGCTTCCTCCGCAGCTATCCCAACCTGATCCCGCTGGACGCGGCGAGCGTGCGCCGCGTCGCCGCCGTCGTAGAGCCGTACGCCTTTGACCGCATCTACGGCGCCTGGTGGGACATGCACGTGATGGAGGACGCCCGGAACGCCGTCGCCCGTTCCGCCGCGCGGTACGTGGCGGCGCTCGAGGGAGGTGCGGACGCGGCTCCGTGACCTCCGTGCATCCTCCGTGACCTCCGTGTGAAACGGCTGTTCGCGGAATCCGCCGCGCGCCCGGGGCAGGGGACGAAACGATGGCCCGGAGCCTGCCGTACACTGAGGCCGGCGGGCGCGGACGGACTCCGCGCGCGCGGCCCGTGCAGGCGTACGCCTTGACATCGCGCGCGTTTGCGCGAGACTTGTATGTTCGGCCTTCTACACGCGCAGGAGCAGGTCACGATGGTGCAGGCAAGCTTGAAACGAGCGGCGCTGGCCGTGCTGCTGGCGCTGGGCGCGGCGGTTCCGGCCGCGGCGCAGGCCGCGCGGGACACCGTGCCGGACCCGGAAGATTCGCGTCCCCGCGGCCTGGTGTCGCGCGAGGAGCTGATGCAGGACCGGCTGCGGCGCATGGGCGTCGACAACCCGGACCCCGCGCCCCACGCCCCCCGCAACCGCGCCGACAGCGTGGAGTGGGTGCGCTGGCGCACGGCGGCCAACCGCGCCACGGGACGGCGCATCATCGTTTCCATCTACGACCGCAAGCTGTGGCTCATCAACGGCAGCGACACGCTGATGGAGGCGGCGGCCGGGGTGGGCATGGGCGTGGTGCGCGGCCCCAAGGGCATCGGCCGCGCCGACTTCAGCACGCCGCGCGGACGCCGCGTGGTGCTGGCCAAGGAAGAAAACCCGCTCTGGAATCCGCCCGACTGGCACTACTACGGCGAGCACGAGACCGTGCGCCAGTTTCCGGCGGGCGGCATCGACCTGGGCGCGGACGGCCGCGTGGTTCGCCGCGGCGACCGGCTGGGAATCCTCAAGGCCGGCCAGTTCGACAGCATTCCGGCGGGACGCCCGCTGCTGTTCAACGACGTGCTGTACATTCCGCCCTTCGGGACGGTGAACCGCAAGATCCCCGACGTGCTGGGCAAGTTCAAGCTCGACACGGGCGACGGAATCCTCATCCACGGGACCAACGACCCGCTGGCGGTGGGCTTCTGGGGAACGCACGGCTGCGTGCGGCTGTTTGACGACGACATCGCGTTCGTCTTCGCCAACGCCCCGGTCGGCACGCCGGTGTACATCTACTGACGCCGCTCTCCACGACGGCGCGGATGGCGGGACAGCGGGTGCGGTGAGCGCCCGCTGTTTCGTTTTTCCGCTCCGCACTGGCGCGGTGGTCCGCCCCTTGCGCGCGTGCGTTGGCCAACACGCACCGGGAGGCAGAGTGGGCGAGACGGAATGGACGACGACGGACAGGGAAGCGCGGGCCGGACACGTTCTGGACGCGTACAGTGAACGCAGGCGCCAGCGCCGCGGCGAAGACACCTGGTTCGGCGATCCGCGCGGACTGCGCGAAGGGGCCGAAGAAGGGCTGAACGCCGACGAGCTCAGCCGGCGCCGGCTGGATGTGGTGCAGGAGGCGGTGGGCGTGGGCATGGCCGACGAACTCGCCGAACTGATGTACGACATCTCGCGCGACGAAGGGCTGGATCCGCTGCTGGCTTTTGAGCTGGTGCGGTCCGGCATGGGCGTGCTGCCTCCGGAGGACGGGCTCGACAACGCCCCCCGGTTCGGCACGACCGACAAGTACCGCCCGGAGTGGCTGGAGCCGCCGGTGGACCCCGACACGCTGCTGCGCGAGCGCACGCTGCGGGTCAGCTTCCGCCGGCTGCGCGGCTTTCTGGAGCGGTACCAAGACCCGGCCGACGCCTTCCAGGCGTTCGCCCGCGAGCCCGACGTGGGCGCCGTGGGATACTGAAGCCGGAGACCGAACACGAAGACTGATGATGCCGGAAGACACCGCGCCCGAGAGCGCGCCGCAGAATACCCCCGAGCCCGGCGACGCCGCCGCGCCGGAAGCCACACCCACGGCCCAGGCGCCCGCCGCGGAGGCGCAGCCGGCCGATGAGCCGGTGACCCGTGAGTCGCAGGCGGAGGCTCCGGCCTCCGCCGAGACCCCGGCGGAAGCTCCGGTTTCCGCCGGGGCCCCGTCCGAAGCGCCCGCCCCGGCGGACGTTCCGGCCGTGGCGCAGAACGTTCGCCCGGAGCCGCCGCAGGGCCCGGGCTTCGTGGACCTGGGGCTGGCCCCGGAAATCCTCGTGGCGCTGGACGCGCTGGGGTACGAGGAGCCCACGCCCATTCAGGTACGCGCCATTCCCGTGCTGCTGGCCGGGCGCGACGTCATCGGCCGCGCGGCGACCGGAACGGGAAAGACGGCGGCGTTCGCGCTGCCGCTGGTGCAGCGCATTGACCCGTCCGTCCGCGGCGTGCAGGCGCTGGTGATGGCGCCCACCCGCGAGTTGGCCGTTCAGGTGGCCGAGGCCACGCAGAAGTACGGCGCGCGGCGCGGCGTTTCGGTGCTGGCCGTGTACGGCGGGCAGGACATCACCCGCCAGCTTCGCGAACTGCGGCGCGGGGTGCAGGTCGTGGTCGGCACGCCGGGGCGTCTGCTGGACCACATCCGGCGCGGCTCGCTGGACCTTTCCGGCACGCAGTACGTGGTGCTGGACGAGGCCGACGAGATGCTGGACATGGGCTTCATCGAGGACATCGAAGCCATTCTGGAGCAGCTGCCCAAGGAGCGGCAGACGGCGCTGTTCTCGGCCACCTTCCCGCCGCGCATCGCCGACCTGGCGCGGCGCGCGCTCAAGGAGCCGGAACGCGTCACCGTCGTCCCCGAAAAGCTGGACACTCCGCTGGTGCGGCAGGTGGCGTACCTGATGCCGCGGCAGCACAAGCTGGAGGCGCTGGCGCGCATTCTGGACGTGGAGGCGCCCACCTCGGCCATCATCTTCTGCCGCACCCGCGGCGAGGTGGATGAACTGACGGCGGCGCTGGGCGTGCGGGGCTACCACCCCGAGGCGCTGCACGGCGGGCTGGCGCAGGCGCAGCGCGACCGGGTGATGGCCAAGTTCCGCCAGGGCACGGCGGACCTGCTCATCGCCACGGACGTGGCGGCGCGCGGGCTGGACGTGGAGCACGTGAGCCACGTGGTGAACTACGACATTCCGCAGACGCCGGAAGTGTACGTGCACCGCATCGGCCGCACGGCGCGCGCCGGGCGCGAAGGTACGGCGCTTACGCTGGTGCTGCCGCGCGAGCGGTTCCTGCTCAAGGCCATCGAGCGCACGACGGGGCAGCCCTTTGAGCACGCCAAGGTGCCGCGTCCGGAGGAGATCCGGGCCCGCCGCCGCGGCCGCATCGTGGATTCGGTGCGTGAGGCGCTGGCGTCGCCGGACGAGCTGGAAGCGTTCCGCGACATCGTCCGCCCGCTGATGGAGGAGTTCGATCCCATCGACGTGGCGGCCGCGGCGCTGCGCATCGCGGCCAAGAAGTCGGGGACGGAAGAGCCGGGGAGCGATACGGAGATTCCGGAGTTCGACGATCGCGGCGGGCAGCGCACGGAGCGCTTCAGCAGCGGCGGCGAAGAGGGCCGTGGCCCGCGCGGGCGCCGCGACCGCCAGGAAGGCGGGCGCACGCCGGCCGGAAAGGCGACGCTGTACATCGGCATCGGCCGCCGGCGGGGGATTCGCCCGGCGGACATCGTGGGCGCCATCGCGGGCGAGGCGCGCATCAGCGGCGACCGCATCGGCGCCATCGAGATCGCGGACCAGTTCACGCTGGTGGATGTGGACGAGGCCGATGCGGACGCGATCGTGGAGAAGCTGAGCAAGGCGAGCATCCGCGGGCGGCCGGTGGCCATCCGCCGCTCGCGTGAGGATCAGGGCGAGGTGCGCGGGGCCAGCGGCCCTCCGCGCCGCGACTACGCGGACGGTCCGCGCGGCCCGCGCCGCGACGGTCCCGGACGCGGCCGTGATGGCGGCGGCGGGTACCGCGGCGGTCGCTGATCGTCTCAGCGGATGAACGAAACGGGGGCGCACCGATCAGGTGCGCCCCCGTTTTTGTTGCCGGCGGGATTCGTGTGAGGGGCGGAGTTCGCGGGCGGCCCCCACCCGGGCCGGCACCACCGGCCCACCCTCCCCCAACGAGAGCGAATAAATCCGCCGCTCAAAAAGCGGAAAGCCCCGACACCGGCTGCTGGCGCATCCGGTTCGGGGCTTCAACTGCATCACAGGCGTTCGACAGTGTCCGCCGCCGCAGTCCGCGGAGGCGGACTTCGTGGTTCTCGAGGCGCGGTTTCAACCGCCGGACAAAAACTGCGGACGCTCACCGAACCATCCTCCGCGCCGAACGGCCCCCCCTCCCCCGCTTGCGGGGCGAGGGGGCTGGGGGGAGGGGGGGTGCCCGTCGCCCGCGCCAGATCATCCGGATCGCACAAAACCGGGGTGTGCTCCCTCTCCCACGTCCGTTTGTGGGAGAGGGTCGTCGCGCGCAGCGCGCGGGGTGAGGGCTACGCCGCCGCGTCCAGGAACGGCGCGGGATGATCCGCATCCAGCAGCCCCGCATCCGCCGCGCGGCGGAACAGTTCGCGGATGGCGCGCTCGCCCTCGGGCTCCACATCCACCGAAAAGCGGTTCACGTACAGGTCGATGTGCTGCTTCGCGACGGCGTCATCCATCTCCTGCGCGTGCGCGCGGACGTACGCGCGCGAGTCTTCCGGGTGCGCAAAGGCGTGCTCGACCGAGCGGCGGATGGCGGCATCCACCTCGCGGATGGCCTGCTCGCCCAGCGCCCGCCGCGCCATGATGCCGCCCAGCGGAATCGGCAGACCCGTCGTCTGCTCCCACCACTCGCCCAGGTCCGCCACCTTCACCAGCCCGTGCTGCGGATAGGTGAACCGCGATTCGTGGATGATGAGCCCCGCGTCCACGTCGCCGCGCGCCACCGCGGGCATGATGTCGCTGTACACGACCTCGATCCCCGGCTCCGCGTCGGGCGCAAAGAGGCGCAGCAGCAGGTTCGCCGTCGTGTTGCGGCCGGGGATGGCGATGCGCTTGCCCCGCAGCGACTCGCGGTCCATCGGCTCGCGCGACACGATCAGCGGGCCGCAGCCGCGTCCCAGCGCGCCGCCGCTGCGCAGGAGTACGTAGTCGCGAAGCAGCGCGGGCGCGGCGCCGTACGAGATCTTGGTGACGTCCAGCTCCGCCGCGGCGGCCAGCCGGTTGAGCGTTTCCACGTCTTCCAGCCGCTCGGTAAACTGCATCCCGTCCGCCGGGATCCGGCCGTGCACCAGCGCGTCGAAGATGAAGGTGTCGTTGGGGCAGGGCGAGTAGCCCAGCGAAAGCGTATGCGGGTCAGCCATGTTCCGGTTCGGTCGGTGTCGGATTACAGATGCGCGGCCACGCCCCGGCCAGCGTCAGGACGGCGTCCTGCGCGGCCTCCACGGCCGGCGCGATGCGCCAGCGGGACATGTCGCGGTCTTCCACGTGATTGCTCACGGCGCGTACTTCCAGGAACGGTACCCCGTAGATGGCACAGACGTGCGCCAGCGCCGCGCCTTCCATCCCTTCGCACAGCGCGCCGAAGCGTTCCGCGCGCTCGCGGCCCAGCTCATCCGTGCCGGAGCAGGCGCTCACGGTGACGAACGGGCCGGTCCGCACCTCGCATCCGGACCACGCCAGCGCCGCGCGGGCCCGGTCCACCAGTCCTTGATCCAGCGCGAAGTCGTTGAAGACGGGGCCCGCCTCGCCGCGCCAGAGCGGAATGCCGATCGCGTCCGTGCCGATCCACCCGTCCGGCGTCTGCACGCCTTCGTCGCCGTAGACGGCGTGCGTGGCGAGCGCGACGTCGCCCAGCGAAAGCCCGGAGCCGGGGTAGGCGCCGCCGATGCCGAATCCCACCAATCCCGACACCGCGCGCGTTTCCAGCAGCGCCGTGGCCGCGTGCGCGACGTTGGTCTTGCCCATCCCGCCGGGGAGGATGATGACGGGCGTGCCGCCCAGCCGCCCCGTCCACCCATCCTTGCGGCCGATGACGACGGGTTCTCCGTCGTCGAGCGCCGCCACGAGACGTGCGCACTCGAACGGAACGGAGCAGATGAGCGCCAGTGGCGCGGAATG
It contains:
- a CDS encoding YybH family protein — its product is MKRHLILLLPLMLACKPASGDARQAEPTQTPARTASSSAALASRRTASTGSASLDALHAAFVRAYNARDAAALAGLYTDSATLVGSSGVVVRGRESIRDGYARSLTALQDFVMEAEASAEDGALAYERGVYSQNVAAPGRPPQAVFGTYLMVARRGADGAWRIESHTVSRAPAREPGRE
- a CDS encoding aldehyde dehydrogenase family protein, encoding MSIAEIFETMEYGPAPESASPAVAWLEERGRTFGHFIAGEWRDPRGGEYFDTSNPADNRPLARLAHGSTEDVDDAVRAAREALPAWQALDGHARARYLYAIARHIQRHSRLFAVLETVDNGKPIRESRDIDIPLVARHFYHHAGWAQLMDTEFPGATGVGVVGQIIPWNFPLLMLAWKVAPALAMGNTVVLKPAEFTSLTALLFAEVCRDAGLPAGVLNVITGDGRTGAALVAHDDVDKIAFTGSTDVGRIIRVATAGTGKKLSLELGGKSPFLVFDDADLDSVVEGVVDAIWFNQGQVCCAGSRILAQEGIAEKLTARLRERMETLRVGNPLDKSVDIGAIVAPVQLDRIRELVEQGRQEGASLWQPSWSCPTEGCFFPPTLFTDVQPSSTVAQVEIFGPVVVLMTFRTPSEAVELANNTPYGLASSVWTENINLALDIAPKIKAGTVWINSTNLFDAAAGFGGYRESGFGREGGREGLWEYIKPRWEVAGKGSAPRRETVRTKPPRGEKQKNGGPSLPPIDRTAKLYIGGKQARPDSGYSMPVYGPGDRLVGDVGLGNRKDVRNAVEAAHKARGWGAGTAHNRAQVLYYMAENLGARADEFARRIAAMTGDEAGAEREVEASIRRLYTYAAWADKYDGLVHATPLRNVTIAMNEPIGVVGVACPDAFPLLGFISTVMPAVATGNSVVVVPSERWPLVATDFYQVLDTSDLPGGVVNIVTGKRDELAETLASHDDVEAMWYFGSADGSAMVERLSAGNMKRTWVGYGRDRDWLDAEQGEGREFLRQATQVKNVWVPYGE
- a CDS encoding rhomboid family intramembrane serine protease, with protein sequence MTDHDPYPPRPPLPPEPAAAPARPDRWQTHPPLDGDPDPDPRPLPPAPPAPFTLALAVIIGAVALVQVLVFFGVGNGAAAWAGFGRGDAYITPAAMDPARVRSGAWWLLLTAELMHGGPLHFILNFSALRSLGKSIEWRAPRGWVPLVFLVSALGASVASFVLPPDAQSVGASGGLMGMFGFLLVMAHRRRQHMPPGFLRSLVINIALIAGLGLVYYQYIDNAGHLGGIVAGAAIGFFAIPEGAKRWDPRGGPGLERAGIASLVILAIAAVIAILAMLGIAFLP
- a CDS encoding rhomboid family intramembrane serine protease, which encodes MNQPLDPTPDPSIAEALPYGYEDPRDGRVACTQAELIRRCGSRLLPPRVWTPGSDGLVRPWDVPMLRDAIGERIRGRHSGVMAVGLLVVSGIAVFARDNPGVAAWLLAGVGLAAWLAWNPFHTRLTRDEVRQAKQATRPRIPAVARAGPHTWRDLVPPPSETTTGEYGMVSRTSGEPVPVAREKLIDLVKRGVGPSLVWTPESEGVVPVWRVPFLMDALASRNRRQDAVVPGMLLFTVLYTGSFGLSGAASRTLSISAAVLFAGWVAYLGSARARARGMDAERMERDLNAFAAGWFRQTVPAQWTTAMVGTLAATGLLQVLALTASVHAGAVSMRWLEMGEWWRLLTAPVLHGGVVHWAFNVSALDSLGRMMERRAPRAWLPITFLLAALAGGAASALLPPDGVSVGSSGGLMGLFGFLVVMVRRRRADFPEGFSRALLLNIALIGVVGGIAYAYIDNAAHAGGLAVGLLIGLLAVPSAARTPEWTGGAWLEWAGRLALGVILASAAAAIFVTIRIFLR
- a CDS encoding MBL fold metallo-hydrolase, which gives rise to MRAWICVTCGTQFTPLPSPPDACPICADERQYVGHGGQRWTTLEDLRRTHRNAWQRLEPGLMGIGTEPRFAIGQRALLVRTPAGNILWDCIALLDDATIDIIRALGGLRAIAISHPHYYTTMVEWARAFDAPVLLHAADREWVMRPDERIEFWDGETRDLGGGATLIRCGGHFAGGTVLHWADGADGRGALLTGDIIQVVPDRRWVSFLRSYPNLIPLDAASVRRVAAVVEPYAFDRIYGAWWDMHVMEDARNAVARSAARYVAALEGGADAAP
- a CDS encoding L,D-transpeptidase — protein: MFGLLHAQEQVTMVQASLKRAALAVLLALGAAVPAAAQAARDTVPDPEDSRPRGLVSREELMQDRLRRMGVDNPDPAPHAPRNRADSVEWVRWRTAANRATGRRIIVSIYDRKLWLINGSDTLMEAAAGVGMGVVRGPKGIGRADFSTPRGRRVVLAKEENPLWNPPDWHYYGEHETVRQFPAGGIDLGADGRVVRRGDRLGILKAGQFDSIPAGRPLLFNDVLYIPPFGTVNRKIPDVLGKFKLDTGDGILIHGTNDPLAVGFWGTHGCVRLFDDDIAFVFANAPVGTPVYIY
- a CDS encoding DEAD/DEAH box helicase; this translates as MPEDTAPESAPQNTPEPGDAAAPEATPTAQAPAAEAQPADEPVTRESQAEAPASAETPAEAPVSAGAPSEAPAPADVPAVAQNVRPEPPQGPGFVDLGLAPEILVALDALGYEEPTPIQVRAIPVLLAGRDVIGRAATGTGKTAAFALPLVQRIDPSVRGVQALVMAPTRELAVQVAEATQKYGARRGVSVLAVYGGQDITRQLRELRRGVQVVVGTPGRLLDHIRRGSLDLSGTQYVVLDEADEMLDMGFIEDIEAILEQLPKERQTALFSATFPPRIADLARRALKEPERVTVVPEKLDTPLVRQVAYLMPRQHKLEALARILDVEAPTSAIIFCRTRGEVDELTAALGVRGYHPEALHGGLAQAQRDRVMAKFRQGTADLLIATDVAARGLDVEHVSHVVNYDIPQTPEVYVHRIGRTARAGREGTALTLVLPRERFLLKAIERTTGQPFEHAKVPRPEEIRARRRGRIVDSVREALASPDELEAFRDIVRPLMEEFDPIDVAAAALRIAAKKSGTEEPGSDTEIPEFDDRGGQRTERFSSGGEEGRGPRGRRDRQEGGRTPAGKATLYIGIGRRRGIRPADIVGAIAGEARISGDRIGAIEIADQFTLVDVDEADADAIVEKLSKASIRGRPVAIRRSREDQGEVRGASGPPRRDYADGPRGPRRDGPGRGRDGGGGYRGGR